Below is a window of Myroides profundi DNA.
ATTATGGGTGTTGCTGACGTAGCAAAAGATCGTAAAACTCCAGTAGCTGTTTCTACAATTAAAGCTGCTGAAATTCAAGAAAAACTTGGTTCTCAAGAGTTTCCTGAAATTTTAAACACAACTCCATCTGTTTATGCTTCTCAAGGAGGAGGAGGGTTTGGAGATTCTAAAATGAATATCCGTGGTTTTGATCAAAAGAACATCGCTGTATTAGTTAACGGTATGCCTGTTAATGATATGGAAGGTGGTTCTGTGTATTGGTCAAACTGGGCTGGTGCACAAGACGTTGCTTCTGCAGTACAAGTTCAAAGAGGTTTAGGATCTTCTAAAATCGCGATTTCTTCTGTAGGAGGAACTATGAACATCTTAACGAAAACTTCTGACATGAAAGAAGGTGGTTCGTTATCTGCAGGTGTTGGAAATAATGATTATTTTAAAGGTTCAGCTTCTTATAGTACAGGTATTTTAGATAGCGGTTTATCTGCATCTTTATTAATGTCTTATACTAGAGGTAATGGGTATGTTGAAGGAACAGATTTCGAAAGTGTAGCTTATTTCTTAGGTTTAGGATACCGTTCAAAAGATAGCCGTCACAATGTACAGTTTACTTTTACAGGGGCTAATCAATGGCATAACCAAAGAAGTACTAACCCAACTATTGCTGACTACTTGAAGTATAGCGAAGATGGTAAACCAAATAGAAAATACAATCCTGATTATGGAATGTATCAAGGAGAAGGTTACTCATGGGCTAGAAACTACTATAACAAACCAGTTGCTTCATTAAACTGGGATTATAAAATCAATGATATCTTTACATTAAACACAGTTGCTTACGGTTCTTGGGGACGTGGAGGTGGAAACGGTGCTCTTGGAAAGATTAATGGAAAAGATCAAAGACACGAAATGTTTAAAGACCAAAATGGTCACATTCGTTTTGACGATATAGCTGCATGGAACTCAGGAAAACATGTTGCTGATTTTGGAGCAGATAAAAAAATGATTAATGGTGCATACTATTCAGATAAGAATAATGGATTTGTTCGTCGTGCAAGTATTAACTCACACGATTGGTATGGTACAGTAATGAACTTAAATGCAAAAGTAAATGAGAATTGGAACTTCGATATTGGAGTTGATGCTCGTACTTATGTAGGATACCACTTCCAAGTATTAGATGATTTATTAGGAGCTCCTGGTTATGTTGATACTTCACATAAAACTGCAGGTTCAAGAGTAGTTAATCAAACTTATACTAGTAAAGCACCAGCTAACCCATGGGTTGATTGGGGAGATCGTCAAAAAGTAGCTTACGATAACGATGGTAACGTAAAATGGCTAGGTGGATTTGGACAAGTAGAATATTCTAAGAATGATTTAACTGTGTTTGTTCAAGGGTCTATCTCTAATCAATGGTTCAGAAGAATCGATTATATGACTTATGATCGTAATTCTCCTGAAGGTGCTGAGAAATATAAAACTTCTTGGAAGAGTTTATCAGGAGGAAGTATTAAAGGAGGACTTAACTATAATATTAATGAGAACCACAATGTTTTCGTTAACTCTGGATACTTCTCTCGTCAACCATTTATGAACAATGGTGTTTATATCAACAATAGTAATGATATTAACCCTAATCTTAAAAATGAAAAAATATTTGGATTAGAGTTAGGATATGGTTTACGTCTTGATAACTTTAGAGCAAACGTGAACTTATACCGTACTTCTTGGAAAGATAGAATTCAACGTATTTTCGAAAGAGACGTATTTGGTGTAGGATCTAATGGAACTCAAACTCCAGGTTATGCTAACTTATATGGAATTGAGCAAATTCACATGGGGTTAGAAATGGACTTTATTTATAATCCTATTGATCGTTTAGATATTACAGGATCTTTATCTTGGGGAGATTGGAATTATAAAGGAAATGTTAGTGCAGATTTCTTAGATGAAGGAACAAATGCTCCAATCATCGATCCAAATACTAATAAACCAATGCAAAAAACTTTATATTTAGATGGAGTTAAAGTTGGTGATGCACCTCAGTTTATTCTTAACTTAGGAGCTGCTTATGAAGTATTACCTGGATTAAAAGTAGATGGTAACTTCCGTTATAATGATAAGTTTTATGCTGCAATTAACCCAAATGATTTTGGAAAAACAGATCATAAAGGATCTATTTCATTACCTTCTTTCAATTTGTTTGATGCAGGATTATCTTACAAAATGCACGTTGGAAAAGAAAAGAAAAACAGTGTAACAATGCGTGCTAACGTAAACAACGTATTTGATACAACTTACATTTCTTATTCTAGAACTAATATCCACGGTGGAGATAGTAAAGCGAATAATGTAAACTGGAAAGGTGTTGATACTGCTAACGAAGTTTACTTCGGAAACGGTAGAACTTGGAACTTTACATTACGTTATAACTTCTAATAAGTTATCACAAAATATATCATAAAAAAGGAGATCAGTAATGGTCTCCTTTTTTTATTGCTTAACTTTAGAGTTATAATAGAAATGTATAAATATGGCAAAATATAAATTTGGAAAGTCGGAGTTATATGTTCCAGCTTTGTCTTTCGGAGGTAATGTCTTTGGATGGACTTTAGATGAGAAAGAATCTTTTAAGATGTTAGACGAACTTTATGACAATGGACTAACATTTATAGATACAGCAAATAACTATTCTCATTGGGCACCTGGTAATGTGGGTGGTGAATCTGAAGCAATAATAGGGAAGTGGTTTAAAGAGAGTAAGAAGCGTCATGATATCGTTCTTTCTACTAAAGTAGGAGGTCGTATGGGAGATGGAACAAAAGGACTTAAGAGAGAATATATTGAAGGATGTGTGGACGCTTCATTGATGAGATTGAATACAGATTATATTGATTTATACTTCTCTCACTATGATGACTTAGAGACTTCACAAGAAGAAACCATGGAGGCTTTTAATAGTTTAGTTAAGGCTGGTAAGGTAAGATATTTAGGTGCTTCTAATTTAGAGGTTGATCGTATTGCTTCTAGTAATGCTATTGCCCGAGAAAAGGGATGGGCAGAGTATATCGCTATACAGCCTCTTTATAATCTTTATGATAGAGAGAAGTATGAGCATGAATACTTGCCTTTAGTAGAAGAAGAGAAACTTGCTGTAATGAGCTATTTTGCATTAGCAAGTGGTTTCTTAAGTGGAAAGTATAGAAACTTAGATGATATCGAAGGTAGTTCTAGAAAGGATATGGTGGAAGGGTATATTAATGAGAGAGGAATGCGTATTATAGATCAACTAGAGATATTAGCGAAACAACACAATGCCACTATTGCAGAGATTGCTATAGCATGGCAAGTACACAAACCTTCTATTAGTACCCCTATCGTTAGTGCTACATCGAGCTCTCAGTTAAAAAGTTTAATACGTTCTACTGAGATTAAGCTATCAGTAGAAGAGATAGCTTTATTAGATAAAGTGAGTGAATATTAATAGATAATAAATTCAAAATAAATAAAAAGGCAGACCTTTAAAGTCTGCCTTTTTTATTATTGTAAAAGCTCTGACTAATTAATCGTAGCTCCGTTTTTTACATTTTGCTCGTCTGGATTCACGAATACTAACTTGCCATCTTGGTCTTCAGTCATTAGTATCATACCTTGACTTTCCACACCTCTTAGTGCACGAGGAGCAAGGTTAGCTAATACCGTTACTCTCTTACCGATGATATCCTCAGGTTTGAAGTGTTCAGCAATACCTGATACGATAGTACGCACATCCATACCAGTATCTACTTTTAATACTAAAAGCTTATTTGCTTT
It encodes the following:
- a CDS encoding aldo/keto reductase codes for the protein MAKYKFGKSELYVPALSFGGNVFGWTLDEKESFKMLDELYDNGLTFIDTANNYSHWAPGNVGGESEAIIGKWFKESKKRHDIVLSTKVGGRMGDGTKGLKREYIEGCVDASLMRLNTDYIDLYFSHYDDLETSQEETMEAFNSLVKAGKVRYLGASNLEVDRIASSNAIAREKGWAEYIAIQPLYNLYDREKYEHEYLPLVEEEKLAVMSYFALASGFLSGKYRNLDDIEGSSRKDMVEGYINERGMRIIDQLEILAKQHNATIAEIAIAWQVHKPSISTPIVSATSSSQLKSLIRSTEIKLSVEEIALLDKVSEY
- a CDS encoding TonB-dependent receptor, with amino-acid sequence MKNLKNWMLMMVMVFTSVSALSQNKITGVVVDGEFQSGLPGAAIIVKGTLNGASSDMDGKFELNVSEDKGEVVISFIGYQSKTVAFKVGADKKVDLGTVVLAADQNMLDDIVIMGVADVAKDRKTPVAVSTIKAAEIQEKLGSQEFPEILNTTPSVYASQGGGGFGDSKMNIRGFDQKNIAVLVNGMPVNDMEGGSVYWSNWAGAQDVASAVQVQRGLGSSKIAISSVGGTMNILTKTSDMKEGGSLSAGVGNNDYFKGSASYSTGILDSGLSASLLMSYTRGNGYVEGTDFESVAYFLGLGYRSKDSRHNVQFTFTGANQWHNQRSTNPTIADYLKYSEDGKPNRKYNPDYGMYQGEGYSWARNYYNKPVASLNWDYKINDIFTLNTVAYGSWGRGGGNGALGKINGKDQRHEMFKDQNGHIRFDDIAAWNSGKHVADFGADKKMINGAYYSDKNNGFVRRASINSHDWYGTVMNLNAKVNENWNFDIGVDARTYVGYHFQVLDDLLGAPGYVDTSHKTAGSRVVNQTYTSKAPANPWVDWGDRQKVAYDNDGNVKWLGGFGQVEYSKNDLTVFVQGSISNQWFRRIDYMTYDRNSPEGAEKYKTSWKSLSGGSIKGGLNYNINENHNVFVNSGYFSRQPFMNNGVYINNSNDINPNLKNEKIFGLELGYGLRLDNFRANVNLYRTSWKDRIQRIFERDVFGVGSNGTQTPGYANLYGIEQIHMGLEMDFIYNPIDRLDITGSLSWGDWNYKGNVSADFLDEGTNAPIIDPNTNKPMQKTLYLDGVKVGDAPQFILNLGAAYEVLPGLKVDGNFRYNDKFYAAINPNDFGKTDHKGSISLPSFNLFDAGLSYKMHVGKEKKNSVTMRANVNNVFDTTYISYSRTNIHGGDSKANNVNWKGVDTANEVYFGNGRTWNFTLRYNF